The following are encoded in a window of Gasterosteus aculeatus chromosome 5, fGasAcu3.hap1.1, whole genome shotgun sequence genomic DNA:
- the paqr4b gene encoding progestin and adipoQ receptor family member 4, which produces MVLQRRPRLLDFAKTPQHLRFNKYVLTGYRPVSTAPECLRSLFYVHNELGNIYTHGVPFFLFLVLLPFSIPWMEVDSVWICVVHYLACLCPTVGSVVYHVFMNHVGGEHVYDTLLSLDMFGVCLVNTLGALPIIHITLYCYPAVRQAALLAYILLSAYGIYCATTARTNILRLQAFAWQAAFRFSLFLFRVFGSGAGSPDSLRLFVIMDSLAVVGGLVNIVQVPERFIPGLFDNWGNSHQIMHVMVICSITYLHWGTLEDLAWIKTYQCPAG; this is translated from the exons ATGGTGCTTCAGAGACGGCCGCGGCTGTTGGATTTTGCAAAGACCCCCCAACACCTTCGGTTTAACAAATACGTCCTGACGGGTTACAGGCCGGTCTCCACGGCTCCAGAATGCCTCAGGAGCCTCTTCTACGTGCACAATGAGCTGGGCAACATCTACACTCATG gagtcccttttttccttttcttggtGCTGCTGCCCTTCAGTATCCCCTGGATGGAGGTGGACAGCGTCTGGATCTGTGTGGTCCACTACCTGGCCTGCCTCTGCCCCACCGTGGGCTCCGTCGTCTACCACGTGTTCATGAACCACGTGGGAGGAGAACACGTGTACGACACCCTGCTCTCACTGGATATGTTCGGAGTCTGCCTGGTCAACACCCTGG GTGCACTCCCTATCATCCACATCACCCTTTATTGCTACCCGGCCGTACGACAGGCTGCCCTGCTGGCCTACATCCTCCTGTCAGCCTACGGCATCTACTGCGCCACCACGGCGCGCACCAACATCCTGCGCCTGCAGGCCTTCGCCTGGCAGGCCGCGTTCCGCTTCAGCCTCTTCCTGTTCCGGGTGTTCGGCAGCGGCGCGGGAAGCCCCGACTCCCTGCGCCTGTTCGTCATCATGGACTCTCTGGCCGTGGTGGGCGGGCTGGTCAACATCGTCCAGGTCCCTGAGCGCTTCATCCCGGGCCTGTTCGACAACTGGGGCAACAGCCACCAGATAATGCACGTCATGGTTATCTGCTCAATCACCTACCTGCACTGGGGCACACTGGAGGATTTAGCCTGGATTAAGACCTACCAGTGTCCTGCTGGGTAA